The following proteins come from a genomic window of Lolium rigidum isolate FL_2022 chromosome 5, APGP_CSIRO_Lrig_0.1, whole genome shotgun sequence:
- the LOC124654680 gene encoding transmembrane emp24 domain-containing protein p24beta3-like isoform X3 → MARGRPAMLLVLAVALLAPAGLQADALSVTVTDTECIDEFVPSEGDSVFGYFVVFNKGISRSSDQRGGIYLTVTSPSGNTVCTLKGNSGHNQAEEAMKKRFQEWMARHHRTYKDEEEKVRRYKLFKDCANRVDKLNALGDGVTYKTNDFCDRSKEEMLPYYSGG, encoded by the exons ATGGCGAGGGGGCGGCCGGCGATGCTGCTGGTACTGGCAGTGGCGCTGTTGGCTCCCGCGGGGTTACAGGCAGATGCTCTATCGGTGACGGTCACCGACACCGAGTGCATCGACGAGTTCGTGCCTTCCGAGGGCGATAGCGTTTTTGGGTACTTCGTCGTCTTTAACAAGGGTATCTCTCGGAGCTCCGACCAACGCGGCGGCATCTACCTCACG GTAACCTCACCAAGTGGTAACACTGTATGCACGTTGAAGGGAAATTCTG GTCACAATCAGGCGGAGGAAGCCATGAAGAAGAGGTTCCAGGAGTGGATGGCCAGGCATCATCGCACATAcaaggacgaagaggagaaggTGCGCCGCTATAAACTATTCAAGGACTGTGCCAATAGGGTTGACAAGCTTAACGCGTTGGGAGATGGAGTGACCTACAAAACAAACGACTTCTGCGACCGTTCCAAGGAAGAGATGTTACCCTATTACTCAGGAGGCTAG
- the LOC124654680 gene encoding transmembrane emp24 domain-containing protein p24beta3-like isoform X2 — protein sequence MARGRPAMLLVLAVALLAPAGLQADALSVTVTDTECIDEFVPSEGDSVFGYFVVFNKGISRSSDQRGGIYLTVTSPSGNTVCTLKGNSGEHIDFKAPRGGTYKFCFHNHYGAPATVSLYIHVGRIPNEHNLGKDGNQMGCGKWATWSQSGGGSHEEEVPGVDGQASSHIQGRRGEGAPL from the exons ATGGCGAGGGGGCGGCCGGCGATGCTGCTGGTACTGGCAGTGGCGCTGTTGGCTCCCGCGGGGTTACAGGCAGATGCTCTATCGGTGACGGTCACCGACACCGAGTGCATCGACGAGTTCGTGCCTTCCGAGGGCGATAGCGTTTTTGGGTACTTCGTCGTCTTTAACAAGGGTATCTCTCGGAGCTCCGACCAACGCGGCGGCATCTACCTCACG GTAACCTCACCAAGTGGTAACACTGTATGCACGTTGAAGGGAAATTCTGGTGAGCACATTGATTTTAAAGCTCCAAGGGGTGGAACGTACAAGTTTTGTTTCCATAATCATTATGGAGCACCTGCAACTGTTTCTCTCTACATTCATGTTGGGCGCATACCTAATGAGCACAATCTGGGAAAAGATG GAAATCAAATGGGCTGTGGCAAATGGGCAACTTG GTCACAATCAGGCGGAGGAAGCCATGAAGAAGAGGTTCCAGGAGTGGATGGCCAGGCATCATCGCACATAcaaggacgaagaggagaaggTGCGCCGCTATAA
- the LOC124654680 gene encoding transmembrane emp24 domain-containing protein p24beta3-like isoform X1: MARGRPAMLLVLAVALLAPAGLQADALSVTVTDTECIDEFVPSEGDSVFGYFVVFNKGISRSSDQRGGIYLTVTSPSGNTVCTLKGNSGEHIDFKAPRGGTYKFCFHNHYGAPATVSLYIHVGRIPNEHNLGKDGHNQAEEAMKKRFQEWMARHHRTYKDEEEKVRRYKLFKDCANRVDKLNALGDGVTYKTNDFCDRSKEEMLPYYSGG; the protein is encoded by the exons ATGGCGAGGGGGCGGCCGGCGATGCTGCTGGTACTGGCAGTGGCGCTGTTGGCTCCCGCGGGGTTACAGGCAGATGCTCTATCGGTGACGGTCACCGACACCGAGTGCATCGACGAGTTCGTGCCTTCCGAGGGCGATAGCGTTTTTGGGTACTTCGTCGTCTTTAACAAGGGTATCTCTCGGAGCTCCGACCAACGCGGCGGCATCTACCTCACG GTAACCTCACCAAGTGGTAACACTGTATGCACGTTGAAGGGAAATTCTGGTGAGCACATTGATTTTAAAGCTCCAAGGGGTGGAACGTACAAGTTTTGTTTCCATAATCATTATGGAGCACCTGCAACTGTTTCTCTCTACATTCATGTTGGGCGCATACCTAATGAGCACAATCTGGGAAAAGATG GTCACAATCAGGCGGAGGAAGCCATGAAGAAGAGGTTCCAGGAGTGGATGGCCAGGCATCATCGCACATAcaaggacgaagaggagaaggTGCGCCGCTATAAACTATTCAAGGACTGTGCCAATAGGGTTGACAAGCTTAACGCGTTGGGAGATGGAGTGACCTACAAAACAAACGACTTCTGCGACCGTTCCAAGGAAGAGATGTTACCCTATTACTCAGGAGGCTAG